From the Anopheles merus strain MAF chromosome 2L, AmerM5.1, whole genome shotgun sequence genome, the window TATTATATGGTGTGGCGCAGTAACGTAGTTTCACATGGATTGGGAAATTTCGCTACCAACGCTGCCAGTTCGCTCCGTTCGCGTGCTTCTGGCAGCCGCCGTTCGGTGGCCGGTCGCTCGTTGGGCCAGGTCGCCGGTTCCAGGCCCGCGGGAGGATCGCCTCTGGGGACGAAAATAAATCTCCAACGTACGAATGTATGTATGAATGTATCTGCTCGAGCCGTGTGACGGTTTGATTGTTTCGTACAACCAGACACGGCCCGGGGAACCACAGCGCTCCCAATGCAATGCATCCGCTCGCTCTACTCCAAGCGGGGCAAAAGGGCTCGAGGTGCGTTTTGATTGAGCTTCCTCGTTGTAACGCTGCTAATGTgtcgtgttttgtgtgtgtgtgttggtgttggtgttggcgaggcttttattttgattgttcACTCCTCCCACAGCCCTTGACCCAAATCGAGACCCAAGTCTTTCGTTCGTATGTTCTGTCCTAAATCGATTGCAGTGCCACAATGaaggtgttgttgctgcttcgGCACACCGTATTTGGTGATGAAACGTTAATCGATGGGTTTGGGTGCATGCTGGTGTTCGCCTTCCTGTGCTGTACACTTAACCGTTGATCAATCAAAAGGTAACAAAGCATGGCTGGCCCTACGGAGGCGAAAcaagaaagggagagaaatGGAAACATAAGCCGACGAGCATTTTACGATACGATCGGCGCGTCTGTTATCGTGCTGGTGGAgcgattaattattttttggaaaataaatcCCACTCACAAAACATTTTACGTGCTACTGGTAATAAGCGTTACCCTTCCCATTGGCAACCATCGTGAGCAAGCTGTTTGAGCTGATGATTTATCTTCGTTCGGGAGGTGCGATAGCTGTTGCGGGACCGTTTATGGTGTGAATTTGATGATTGGTTGATTAAAAATTCATCAAGATGATGAATATTAGGCTATTCAGCTAATGCTTTGAGATGTTTTGTTCGTAAGCTGTTTGGAAGGTGAGACAAAGTGTTAAGTAATTCGTATATTCTAGCGAAAATATTTAAGCATTAAATAAACTTAGTAGAGCAGAGCAGAACAAGAGACCAGTTGACAAGTTTACAGAGTTTTAAGAGGGTTGATTGATTTAAcatttgtgtttcttttctaGTAGAATATTTGTAAGTAGTTCGTTATAGAAAAAATGTGTCTTTTCATTAAGTCATtaaggtaaataaataaattgtttttttgttctgaaaAAACATATGCAAAAAAATCTAACATACCTCGTTGTGTTATTTTCAGAGTGATTTGTTTTCCAATTagtaaagataaaaaaaatcttatagCAAAGTGCTctgctgaaaaaaaaatgtttggaaaaatTTAATTGTGAAAAGAGGAGGACATTATTCTAAATtgtaaaagaataaaataaaacaaggcTCTCGAAAACAAGTATGATACATCTGCTCTCccagacttttttttaaagcttttaaaatcgaacaaaacaaagctcCACCGAAGCGAAAAGATTACACTACCCGACTGTGTTTCGCTGCACAAAATTCGCCCCGAGGCGCTTTCAAAAACTACGCAGCCCGGCCTGGAGATGCGCCATAAAACGCGATCAATGGATCGTGACTGAAATTATGGTCCAATCTTGGGCTGCATTTGATGCCCTTCCCCAATTTACATGCCCAGCGGTGGTGCGGGCGCTATAGCACGCGCGCTCTAGCGCCCTTGCCTGCCGTTCAAAAGCGAATGCCATTTCCTCGGGCACCATTCGGGCTCATCAAGATCAAGATCAATCGCACGCCAACCAAATTGATGCCAAAGGTAGGCTAGGGAAAGGTGGCAAGGTGGAAGAGTGGAGTTCAATCTCCGCCACATCCTTCTTTGGGAGACGGCCGCACTGccttgctgtgtgtgttaatCTCAGCTCGCTGTCTAAGATTGATTTGGTCTTCTTTCAATTCCGCTCGCATCTCCTCCGGCGCTGAATCGTTTCGGGCGTtcttttgtgtgcgtttgtgtttcGGAAACGCATCGTGTTTCTAATCAATTTTCAGACTGACACTCATTTAGTGGCGGTGTCCTCCAATGTCACTGCGTCCGCGATGCGTCCCTGGTATCGCTTCCCGTTCCTCTGTAATTACCGGCTGCGATCCGGCACGGGCCCGAGCAGATACGGTCGTGTATCGGCGTTTGCATCATTGGCCACCGGCTATGAGAATCGGTGCCCTTCCCTCTAGCGCGCCCCAACACTTATCGATCGGAAGAAACAAGCGCAACATAAACAGTCGGCCGACACCAGGTTCGTTACTGCACGATTGCACGCAGCTGCAGACCGAAACCGACGGAACCGCGGTCAGCGCGAATGAAGTTCTCACACATATGGCCTTTGGCCGTGATGTGAAGCTGCGATCACGGTGTAggttgtttctttattttctcgCTTCCACCACGCTaacgggaggggggggggaaccaTTCAGCGTGGCCGGAGGGGCACCAACCGAGGCTTGAGCAATCATGCTGCGCCGGCATGTTTGGCGGCATGGTTTCGTGTTTTTTGGGCACAATTATGATCGTTCTGGTGGCGATGGTTCACGCGTTGGTAATTGAAACCTTGTAaagtgtggctgtgtgtggctATGTGTACGGGGTAAATGTATCGAAACGATGCTGCCCCTGGCCAGAATGGGGGAGCGTAAGAGGGCAAGAAAGGAGGGTTCATATGTTTTCCGCCGATTTTTTGCTCTCCCTCGGTCGCTACCGACGCCGGGTAAGGTTTGTGGGTAAATCTAACGCGTGCAAAAAGTTAACGAACCGCACGAAATCGTCAAAACCGATTTCCGTTTTTGCTGGTTCATTTAGCGGCGATCAATTATGCCTTCGTTAGGTGATGAAGAGATCACGGATCGGTTGCAGCGCCGATGAAAAGGGAAGATTAATTTAAAGGTTACCTATATGTCAATACCAAATACCCGGGACGATAAATCACgcattttattttacaggGAGTAAAATGAAGATGTATTATGTATAttgatttgtttaaaaaagcgGCAATTAGAAGGGATAGACTACCTAGTTTTAATTGTTTCGTGATTATTTTTTACTCCGTTTGAAATATGGTTTATGATTTGGTTGTTATGAAAGgatgaaatattaaatattgatAGTTGTAAAATGGACTTCGAAATATTATTCTTACTCAGAGCCAAACGGAGAATTCAATTATCACTACTATCACAAATGTTGCATTGAAACTTTGATGCAAAAATGATCTTCTAATGCAAACCTCAAGAACCTGTAATGCAACTAGCGATGATTATCAGTTAGTATGTTATTATCAAAGCGATATTGTAATGGTAATTAGCTAAAGATACTATCAAAATAGTCCCCAGCATCAATGCAATGAGACCTGCATGATCCCAGAGATCCCTGGAGATCCCTGCTTCAGATATACCGTTTATTTGCACTATTTTAGACTTTTTGAAGTTGAAGTATTCTAAGGTACTTGAAGTTGAATATGTCAgtctttaaaatattattcaaaaataattatttgaatatCCTTCAAGCTTTATCTCAATTGTAGAACTAAAGTTATttcataaaacattttttaaggCTCTCTTTTCTCCAGTCGGCGATCAGCATCATAAACCAGCAGACGAGAAACGTAAAGGTATATAGATATAAAGTACATATAACTGCTGTTAGAGTTCTATATAAAATACAAATCGATGAGGACAGAATCAGAATGTGCACATTTTCAACAAAACCGGAAAAGGACGCCTTTTGGGCGGCAAAGAGTTACATGTGGATCTGTATTTGGAGCCCGCAGGCCCAAATACATCCAAAGTCTAGTTCAGCATTGATGAATTTTACTGTTTAAATTATACAGTTTGTACAGTTAAATGTAAATAGTTCAGTTGCAAATGCTTTTGAGACATGATTGAAAAGATTTTAAATGTGTCCTATACTGCAGTACTAGATTTTATTGAACAAAGTTTCATCTGAAACAATAAGTCCAACGGTTGTGTTTATTGACGTTTTCGGTTAAAATGATTCATAacaaatgattgttttgtttaccaattttttttattaaaaacattgTATTCACATGAAAGTTTTACTAAGTTTACACTGTTTTGTTCGtattacaaattaaaaaaaatataaaaatgattgGTGGTCTAACtagattttatagtttttttttttaccaaagaCTCAATAAAATGCCAATTATGATATTTTCGAACAACTCAAAAATGTAGAGCATGTTTAATATACTCatcacacaacaaaacagatTCATACAATGAACGAACTACTTCGTCCAACTTTCATAAATAAAGTATAGTAGTGATACATGTTACAAACACCTAGCAAATTACACATTCCACAAATAGTACTTAAAATTTAGTTCCATAAGCTACACTATGCACTCCAATTATAGCAATCTTAGCTTCATTAACAAACTTTCAATGGTACCAAACTTTCTCAACGAAACATGAATATGCACTTCACAAAGCTCGActcaaaacacttaaaaaaacacaccattaACACAACTCCGccaccgatcgatcgatccttCCGTGCAGCCAAACGGTTCAGAATGAAGTATGCGCTCGCGGTGGCACGTAAACATGCATGCTTCACGCTCAAACCCCGAAAGACCCTGGGTGAGCAAAACCGAGCGCACCAAGCGGGCCAGGAAAACGGGTGAGATGCGATGAGAGAAGAAATCTTCCACCTCGTGCACGATCTTGTGCGCGATCATCAGCGTTCCACAAGCCAAGTAGTGGTGGGGCAACGAACGACCGAAGCAACTGTTCTACCCCGAGCTCCCAGCAAAGCTCTACACCACGCTCCCTCCCAAAGCAGGATCGCTCGATCCAAAGTGTCCTACACTCATTACTCTCACTTTTAATCGCGTACCGCGCGCTGTGTCTCTACGTCTTTGGGTCAAACGTTTGAATGGGGGAGCTTCTCtttcgctcactctctctcccactcacacacgcacacagtcgATTTCATCCCTTACACTACCGCTTAACACTCCCTTCCACTGCACGCCCCACTTTCGCTTTCGATCTCACTCTCGCTTTCTTGCGTAGAACGGTGCGCCACTGCGCAGCTCGGCCGGGCTCCTTCGGGGCGGCTTTTGGAACTTTTCAATGAAAACTTGTAGCGGGTAGAGTTCCTTTTTCGCGCACCCGAGGCACCCTTCCCCTCGCGTACAGCCCCCGGACAAACACAGCCCCTCGATCCGCGTCCGCGAGCTCGTGGGAGTGTGTTTGGAATTAGTGTTTGCCCAATGGaacctctccctctctctcgctcgatCGCTCCCTCCTGCACGGTAGATCCCCTTCCCGTATGCAATTTCTAGCAGCAGCGGTAGGTTATGTTTTCCACAGCAGTGGGGTAGGAAAGCAGCAGCCTCCCGCTGGCTGTCTGACATGCGACACGTTTCGGttcgaaagaaaagaaaaaaaaaacaacacccgagcgaggttcgtcgtctgcgcCTCCACGCGCCGTGTCCTTACTGGCAGCGGCCCGAACCATTCTAGGCGCTGAATGGGCTGAATTTCGGTATAAAAGACGTTTTGGCCATAGCAGTCAGCATCAGTTCAGTTTTGGTTCTCACTGAGGTGTCACAACAAGTACAAGCGGTACAGACACATCGTTCCCATTCATCTTCAGCACAGTACAGTTGCAGTATACAACAAACTCATCTCACCATGAAGGTACGGGAATCGTGCACAGCATTAAGAGAAGTGTGGAATGAAGTGAATATTTCGCATTAAGAAATGCTCAAAACAGCCAAAAGTGATTCGGTGTCCCTAAAATGGCATTCTAGTCCATAGTATTGTGATTCTAGATTGATGAGAACATGCAGTAGTAGTGTTTGGAATGTCAAAAACTAAGAACAGCTCGtgctaaaaaacaaaaagtgttCCGTGCAGTTGATGAGATGCTAAAACGCTTCCTCCTTTGTTTTTCCATTGTAGTGCTTCGTTGCCATTGCTCTGCTCGCCGTCGCCGTCAGTGCGTCGCCGGTTGAATACGGCCACTATGCTCCCCACGCCCTGGTCCATGCCCCGGTGGCCGTCCATGCTCCGGTGCTGAAGCACGTCGTTGCCGAGCCTGTTGTAAGTATTCGATCGCACCTCAAAGTTGCTTCCCCAAAAAGCAAACGCCCCCGGGATGGTACAGTTTACTGATGTGTcccttgtttgtgtgtgtgtgtctgtgctcccGTAGGCCTACCCGAAGTACTCGTTCAACTACGGCATCAAGGACCCGCATACCGGTGACATCAAGTCGCAGGCCGAGGAGCGCGACGGAGATGTCGTCAAGGGCCAGTACTCGCTGGTTGAGCCCGACGGTTCGGTCCGCACCGTCGACTACACCGCCGACGACCACAACGGATTCAACGCCGTCGTCCACAAGTCTGCCCCGG encodes:
- the LOC121594118 gene encoding cuticle protein 8-like, encoding MKCFVAIALLAVAVSASPVEYGHYAPHALVHAPVAVHAPVLKHVVAEPVAYPKYSFNYGIKDPHTGDIKSQAEERDGDVVKGQYSLVEPDGSVRTVDYTADDHNGFNAVVHKSAPAVQKVIAAPVAHYAPAPVLSHYVH